atcatcatcaccatcaccatcatcatcagcagcaccgtaGCGCTAGCGCTGATTCATTGATGTTTTTATTGGCCTCGGCGTGAGCTCGGATGTTTGGGGAGTTTTCAGCCCCAAAACTGTGAACAcgtttttgaagaaaatggtgTGTTCCAGTATTTCTAAACAGTTCCCAGAGTGCAATCAATGATCGACACCATTGTTTGTATTTGAATTGAATGTTCCCATCAGCAGTCGATACATGAATCGGTTCCCTTTTCCGATAATTGCCGTCGATAAgggtttggttttgggaaaACCCGTCTCGGGGATCAGATAACCCAGGTCCCAGGAAAGCGAACCCTGTTGGCGACAGGTCCGAAAGTTGGCCAAAGATGTATCATGTTTCGGGGATCGCTGCTGGCAACGGGCACGGTCACGGGGCGCTCACGAGCGACGGTTTTCCCGTGTGTTCACCACCGCATTCCGACTGGGAGCAAACCGTGGAGCCTAATAGCGACCAGAACCAACAAATTACGTACCAACACTAGCGTGGGGCTCTCATCTCCCCAACACACCCACGTTCGCAGGTTGGCTTGTCCTGGCTGGTGACAGAACagggacacacacgcgcaagGACTCGCTGTCGCGGCCTTGGCAAGCGCTCACTCATTCGCTCTCGGTCTTCtgcttcgctctctctctctcgcgttatctctctcactctgactgcttctctctctctctctctgtctctctaggCCATTAGAAGGTGCAGTTCCGGAGTgaagcaatttttcatccaAATTTGCTCGACACGACacgtgtgcatgtgtgggAAGGATTTTGACAGGACTTCCACTCGGGGAGTCTACCGAGTCGAAGGCGACGATTTGTAAATACATTGCCACACAGCAGGGGTTCACCGAAATGAAGAGTATTTATGGGGTTAATTTAAAAGCACGGGAGcattagtgtgtgtgtggtggtgtgcgtgcgcctgGGACAGTGTGCTTCCGACGGGCCGCCACCTTCGCTGGGCCTCCGAGTTGGGCGAGTGAAAGAGCGCGCGCCAGAGGGATAGAGCAGGAGCCATCGTGCCACTTTGGGGATGAATGAGTGCACGGCAGACCCAGCTCCGAGCCTTGCTGGTGACCCGCACCGAATGCTGCCCATGGCCCAGGTGGTCTCGGCTGGGTATGAAAAgttgtgtttgttgaaattcGAGCAGCATTTCGAGCCTGGCTCGACAATAGTTTATCGAAGCTTTCGCCCGTAACCAACCTCTGGAACGCCCGTGCATTCCGTGGCTCCAGTTTGCAGTCACACATTTCCGGGTGCGGAAATGATGTGGTCGGGACCGGAGCGGGACCCAGCTCGAGGCTGAGCTCGGAgccccccacccacacacgcgctgCCGCCGAGTGACAGATGCAAGCTGTTGCGAAACTTAGTTACTGTTACGTAACTTCGAGCGCTGTCGATGAGATGGTTGGCGCAGAGAAACCGTTACATAGACGCGTTGCTACATCCTCTCAACGGTGCAAGCTGGCGGGATGGTCGAAGGCACATTAGGTGTGCTAGTTATGTCATGCCGTTGGGGTAAACGGAACGCCAAAAGGAGCTGGTCCGAGAATGTTTCAAAACTCGCCGTGAAATGCGGATGaactttatttattctttaTTTAATAATGAGTTGACAGAAAGCGTTTTGTCATACTAACTAATAGGCGATACGTAATTGATAAGCAATTCGAGGAAACTGTCTACTAAAAGTCACCGAGGGGTTTCTCCCATCGTTGGCTTCGCGACTCCTCAGGAGTGCGCATTACCGACATTTATTACTCATTAGCTTTGTCGTAACAGTATCCTGGGAGCCAGATACTTCGGAGAGCATAAACCAATCGCAACCATTGCAATGATCCCCATGTGCTGTCCAAAGGGCCCTCAGCAGTCGTAGTGGCTATTGGAGACAGTCGGCTCCCTTTCTCGCACGGCACACATTAAGCCACGTTTGGCTGGTTGGCAAGCAAAGGGGCTTCTTCATTATGCGTTTCGTAAGTTTAGTTGATTACGTACCGACCGTACCGGGGAAACGGTTGGTTAAGGGGAAAGCAAGAAAGCCACTCGGTCGTTCCAGCTCACAATCCGTTGCGACTTTTCGTCACCCTCCAGGTTCGCCTTTGCGCCTTTTCTTTCGCTGGGAACTAAATACGGCAGCGCCATAAAAAGAACCGACTAAGAAACCGACTACTGACGAAGACACCGGCCTCTTAAAGTGTGTTCTTTGCTTCCGCTACCAGGGGTTTCGTTTTTAAGTCCTGCTCGGCAGCTTTATGACTGGTTTGGCCTCctgcaccgaccgacctaTTACACTGTGTGAAGTGGCGTTTCCGGAAACTTTAATGACCGAAACTTATGGGCCAACCAGAACCAGCGCGAACACGGGCACGgccttttatttttgtttcgtactTTAACCTTCCGCTGGCGGGTGTGCATGCCAAAGGGCTAACGGTCACGAAGGGGCTTAGGAAGTTTCAGTGCGGTGCAGTGCCGCTGATATTATGTTGAACGAACGAGCCAAAGGATTTGCCGTGCGCTGTTTGCACTGTCCGACGCGAACCTGTGGCTTAAACGGTGCCCCTCTTGTTGTGCTGCGgaggcggcgacggcgaagcACCGCTACTTGAGTACTACTTTAAATTCGTACGGTTTGTTGGACACGGCTCGTGTCGGTTGAGTTGGAACAACGGTTCACAAAGGTTACATAAGAAAGCTTTTGCGAGAACagccggaaaatggaaatgaccCTCAAACGGGCTTTAAATAATGCATTTAGTGGCAAAACATCTATCGCCATCCATCGTTTCTTAGCAACCGAAGCAAAAATTGCACTGTAACTActattgcatacctttaggcgcacACATTTTTAGACGATTTTGAAACGATAGAACGACaagattgaaaaatgtgcATTCTTCTACACATTGATTTATTCGTTTGGCAGTCGGTCTTTCTTCTTAAATAGCTAGCTTGCAATATGTCAACTACGATATTACGAAGgatataaaaatatgtttcaacaCAAAAATAGTTTCGTTAACTCAGCTCGTTGGTTTGTTTCTGCTCACTTTCTTACAGGAGGCATATCGAAGGTGGGGCTGCAGCGTTTTTATACCGTACTTCGCGTCGGGGGACGACATCGAAAGTGTTAACAATAAAACCGGTAATCGAGACAGTGACCGAGCAACCCAGGGTAAATCGAACGCCAACCACGTGGATGCCGCGAACAAGCAGACTGAACCGAATTTGAATGATGCGAACAAACAGCAGCTAGTAAAAAATATATCAATCACTATAAAAAGGTAAGCGCAAGCGGCTGAGGTAGCCCGCGGCATCGATAAACTGTTTGCAGGGGAATTGACTGTAGTGTGCCATTGAAGCGCGTGAATCGGTGCACCTTCCGTAAGATGAATCAGTTAAGAGGatgcaaaaatcaatcaatcaaccaaatGGGTCGCATCGGGCTGCGCTTTTTACCAACGACAGCTGTCGACAGTCGAAATCGAACGCTCCGAATGGTCCGCTCCGAACGGATCGTTTCCCATGAAATGAAGGACAAATTGCTAGAAAGGAGGGGGGCTTAGCTACGGGCCACTATTTTCACTGCCTTCCTAATTCTCTCACCTGAACCCTGGGTCTGGGTCTCTCGAGTCACATCGGAAACGCTTTTAACACGAGCGTTCGTTGCTCGTTTGGCCGTCAGCATAATCTGCTTGACGAAGGCTCCTGGAGCGGCACGAGCACCGGTCGCCGGAAAACTGTCGGCGGAACgttgtgaataaataattcgGAACCATTTCATTCGGGAGTTTCGAAAGTCGTTCGGTCGGCTGGCCACAAACCGCTAGCTGGCAGGGAAAGAGCTAGCCACACGAATGATatagacagagaaagagagagagagagtgcgacCGAAAGCAAGGGGGAACACAAGACCAGAGCCACTTTGGCTGTCGAGAGCGTtcggtggaatggaaaaatcTTCAACGCGCTTCATCCGAGTCCGAGTCAATCAAAGGAAAGTGAGCCGCCAGAGTTTTGTGGTGAAGATTTTTCCCGGCAACCAGCAAAAGAATGAGTAGGAAGACGGAACACTCCAAGCCACCTGAGCTACCCCGCGGTTCTCCGTCCAACCACTCCTCACCCGACAGGGCGTTGCGTGAACCGGTGCACCCAGTAAAGCGAAACCCTGATGGATCGCTGGGCAGACAGGCTAATTGATTAGCTAAATGGATGCACATCAGGGCAAATCGGCGAAAGTTACACCCCCTTCACCGTTGGCCGGGGCCGACGTCGGTGCATAATATATGGGGACAGATTAATAATCGCTCAAACTTCTTCTTCCCGGACCAACCAACGTTCCTATTTTCGCTCGAGCAAGACGAATTAACACGGCGTGAAGGGCCACATCCTTtagcacgtcgtcgtcgtcgtcgtaatcgGGAGCGAACGATTGATCGGGGCTTGAGCATCAGTCTCGAGAAGATTAGCTCTTCTTTTCTATACCCCGCACCGGGACCTAGCGGTGCGGGTTTTTTTGTCCCACGAATCTTCGaatccgggccggggccgaaagagcgccaccaggcgtctccatcggggGTTTGGggtagaaaataaaaactcccgacggagcgaaacacaaacaccaacaaacTTAGGGCACACATACTAAGGCTGGATTGGATAGAGTGCCGTGGGGCAGCGGCCGACAACAGAACTCTACACCCGTCGCGGACGCGGATaagttttgcaataaaaataacctACCGAAGACCGAGGAGGGAAAAATAAGGACAGGAAGCAGCAAGTGAGCGCAGTGAACGCTGAGACATGAGTGacacgcgaaaaaaaaaatgtcaactTTCGGAAACTTTGCAAAGGTtcaaaaaacggcaaacatctGACAGAAGGGCTGGAAGTTGAGCGGGTTTTTGTTAGGGACAGCTCACGAGCGGAGTGTGTTGGTGGAATTTCCAGTGGTCCAATTCAGACGTTCTCCGGCATCATGCTTCACGCTCTCACTTTATGATTGTTGCCTTTCAGCGCACGCCGAAAAACGCAACGAGTACGAGTACGACCGTGTCTAAATGTATGCCAAACCGTAGAGCAGAAGTGCCCGTATATGCTACCGGGGGACCGAGCACCAGCCTACCCGACGCAGTACGCCGGTGAGCCGACGTTTCTTTGCCGAGGTAAGTAGCCTCCTATTGGCGGCCGCCAGGTCAGCTCCGGGAGCCCAGAAACCAACGATTCGGCTTCGATTTCAAGACGAGTTTGCCAGTTGCATTCGAACGTCAGCAACAACCATCAAAAGCCACATTCAACACGAAATGTTTTTAACACAAACTTCAAATTAAAATAGCGTATATTGATGAGCCATTGTAGCGTGCTTTAAGTTCAAACAAATGACAGCGCGTCTAATACCGCATTTTTGCTCTGTGCCAGATCTAAACATCGAAGAGACAGGAGAGCAGCTGCGTAAATCGAACAACGGTCCGACGGGGTGCTGCTACGACTACTGCGGGAAGAACCCGGCCGGTGGGCTGTGTGCCCGCTGTGATCCGCTCCACGGTGAGGTGCATTCGAACGATACCGATCTGACCGACAGCAGTGAACCGCCATCGATATCGGCCGCGTGCCCGAGCATAACGAGTACGACGCCGAGCTCCTCGCTGTCCGAACAGTGCCGGTTGGCGCAGTCGGCCATCAGCTCGACCGTGGCTCCGGCGacggccatcagcagcagcaccggcaccaccatcatcccgAAGGGCGTGACCAGCGCTAGCCCCACCGCCAGATCGAGCCCTGCGCCCAGCACTACAATCATGCCGACGGCGAGCAGCACGGCCAGGGCgatgtcgtcgtcatcggcagCGACCACTTCCGCCTGGCGTGCGCTCGCCGCACTGCTGAGGACCCTGTGCGCACTGGTAACGGTTTACCGGACGCACTCCGCCCACTGGTGGATTGTCCTCGTGGCGATGCTGACCATCGGTACCGAGTTGGTCACCTGTACGAAGCAGCTGGTGCACCTGTTCGTCATGTTATAGTTCATGGCGTCCCGGCGTCTCCTGCTGGGTCTCTAGCAGACCCTGCTCCGAAACGGCAGGGACACCGGGAAGTGACCACTCGCAACACACATCACCAACGAACTAGCACCCGGGCCAGCCCGTGCTGACTGAAGAGTCGTGCGAAATAATCATACCGGATCGccagaaaataacaaaataaacaataccAAACAGTTGGTTACAAACAGTTAATAGTAGCTGTATGCAATTGTGACCCCTTCCGCAGTGGTGCACTCGAAAGGGCGAAAGTAGACAAGCCGAGAAGGAAACGGTGAACATGAAAACCCCAAGGCGGAGCCTTCTctccccccacacacaggcgtTGCTCCGCCGGCAGTGCCAGGTGGGCTGTCCATGAGCGGCCCGAGTCCTGCGTGCGTTCAATTttagaaaacataaaataatgattACAAACGTAGACGGGTGTGAAACCAGCACAGGAGCCGTAACCGTAAGTGGTCACACGCGTCACGGTGACAGATAACCGCGCAATAAGAGggcaaaaaacaggaaaaccgaaacgaaacagagtAACGTACATgggaaaaccgaaaggaaGTAGAAAAGACAAACGCCGAACCAAATCCCAGAAAACGGGCAGTTCGCTTAGTATCGGATCGGTTTGGTAGCGAACCAAGCTGTAAAACATataaaacaaataagaaaTGGCACACACCAAGCGGTACGGCAGTAGTGTAATGGTACTGGGTGACCCGCCCCCGTAACGGCATGTGTATCAGTTCCGCGGTTGACCGACGATTCGGGTATCGGGTCCGGATCGGGGATTAGGCTGGCAAGACATATGCGTATACAATAAACGTTAGATCGCACGGGAGTGTGCCGGTTGACCAGCAAGGGAGACGGAGGCAGAGAGGAGGGGAGCAGCCATTGAAACCGATCGTTTGtaggcaaacaaaaatcagaaaacCGATGGGCAATTTAggtgaaaatattgaaaatgaCTTATTGCTAAGACagatagaaagagagcgagagaggaaaGAAAAGGCGGTGCAACATAGAATtagaaaaacaacacgaagaagaagaggaacaaaaacaacccaaTGAATATGAAAACCGTTTTTGAAACTCTCAACTCGTTAAGTCGGTTCCGTAACGCGTCGTAACGCGCGTCGGTAACGCCGAGGCTTGCTAGGATGGTACGAAAACCCAGGTGTTAACAGGAGCTACTCAAGGAGCCGTAGTCGGTTCCGGTGAAACCAAACAACCGTGTACATTGTTACTCTCTAGGAACGGAGCCGGTCGGTGTTTGGTGAAATTCAGACGAATAAGTAATCGAGCGGACGAATCGAAACGGAGCCAAGAAGCCAGACAGGGAGCGAACAAGATTTTAGATAAGAGCAACGCTGTGGGCGGCATTAGTAGGACAAgtgttagttttgtttgttgtgatgTGGAACTGTGGATGTTTTCCGTGGAACTGGttatgttgtttgtgttgaacGTTTTTGCACATCGGTTCACAAGCCGCGAGCAAGTCCCCGCGGGAGAGAGACTGTTAATCATGGTGGTAGCAACAATAAAGTAAACATAATATTAAACGGTAGTCATAGTAATAACGAGTGCGGCCCCGAAGCTGGGGCCGAAAGGAAACCAAAACCACGAACACGAACGCAGCGCTCCTAGCGAGCCGACTTTGACCGCAGGAATGTGAGATGTACTCTAGTTTTCACTCAATCTTCCACTAGCGGACTTCACTCGCGAAACTGTAGGCTGGCCAGGGAGGGGGGGGCTGAAGGTGCACAGATCACGGACACTCACTGACTGCACTGTCCCTATTCACCTCCCGGCGCACTCATGAAATACACCTACCTTCATACACCGTATATTATCTCTTTCACCTACTAGCAATGAGAAAGTTTActacaaaagaaaataaaataaactcaacacagacacaaacacagacaccaACGCAGACACTCAGCAATGAGAGCAAAAAGTAGGAAGGTgcaagaaagagagcaaacaGTCAACAAAGTAGCAGTAATAAGATCAgcgtgaaacacaaacacaccaaccAAACGGCTTGTTAACGGTTAACTTTGAGCGTCGAGTGtagggaaaacaaacgaaacggaataaTTATTACACGAATCACGAAAAAGACGCCAAACCCATCCCAAGGATATGAGCGACGAGACAAACAGTGGTCGATACCACACAAGCACACGGCATTACAAGTTTGCGAGCAGTTGGTCagagcaaaagcaaaaacattggGCCGAAAATGCACACAcgaaacacagacacagacaaCCGGACCGGATATCGATGGTCCCGGTATCTGAGACTAGTGAACACCGTGAACACACTCTTTATAGCTATATTTAAGTAACTACTATTATAATTAGTCCGTCAATTTTTACAACAATTGTTGTTAGTTAATGAGTATAAAACGCAAGCCGAGGGCCCGGAGCAGGACGCCGCCCGTAGGAGTTCCGTTCGCGTTCGAGGCCGCGTGATCGATGGCTAGGCGGCCGCCCCACACCCAAGGGCACTCTTTACCACCACTAGTTCTAACAAATTCAAATCAGAAGCTAGGGAGCAGCAGCGCGGCGGCAGTAACTCTCAGTAAAACCCAACGATCAACGTGCGTCGTGAGTCGGCGCGTCGTCGTGTCGTTTtagaaagcaaacaatcgtTGACCAGTGAGATGCACTAATGGGAATTAGTTTGGAGGCAGTAGTACCGGGCCCGACCGCCGAACACATTCGGACACACCGGCATCGGGGGAAGCGGGGAGGAGTTTAGGAGTTTTGCAGTGTTTCCGACGAAGTGGTGGAGGCGGGTGGCACTTTTCCCAACAAATTATAGCAATCGACTAGCGATGAACGGGCACCAACGGCAGGCTTTCTCGTGCACCGTCGCCAAAAAACCCTCCGATGACACGGGAAAGGCAGAGAAAGTTAACAGCTGACATTACCAACCGCAAACGGTCGACGGTACGCCTGCGTCGTGTTTATCCGAAAACCGAACCTACACCCGAAACAGGCAGAGACAGTTCTCTAGAAATTATAACCAATAGTTGTTAAAATATAAATGTGAGACGTAGAGCATAAAACAGAACCCACAACAGACAgcaaccacggcacggcctcCGAGCTGGCGTTCCACTTTgcaaacagaacaaacaaaaaatacgtGCCAGGAAAGTCGTTTGCGGAGGAGCGTTGTTCACCGAGGGGGGGCTTTGGGATCTATCACAATTTAACTGACGAAATGGTAACAAACGTTTAACATgccacaaaacaataacattaaTGATGAAGCGATTAGCAGAGTAGGCGAATGGTGGTAAGCGGTagaaaaaggagcaaagcaaaacaaagaggacgaagaagaagaagaaacaagaaacaaaacattaaatcgTTCGTAAgataccaaaaaaaaactgaattaAACTACGAATTAATTACAAGCGTCTTCAGGAAGGAACTAAAAATCGTTGAATTTAACAAAGTTGAACAGTGGGGGAGGCGGCGTGAAACGGAAAAGCGGCGACAACAGTGAGAGGTCTAACCCAGCACCCCTAGCACACACGCAGACATTCACTCGCGAGCAGCACAATTTGAAGATagttaaaaatggaaaacaaaattcaacaCAAAATCGACTCGATAAGAacacgaaataaaaagaaaccattCAAAACACGAGAAGAAGGAAGTAAACGATCAGGATGGCGAACGGTGTAACAATGTTTAGGTAGCAGAGCGTAGCGTAGCATCCCAAATAAAAAGATCCCACCCAACAGATTGTTAGAATGCGCCATGGACTAAGAAATATCGCACAAATCCACGACTTTTTTACGCGTTGCGCCGAGCAACTCCCGTGCATGGGCGTCTATGATTTCGTTCACGCCGCCGACCGAACGAGTGTGGACTGAGAGTTTATAACCGAAAGGAGCTGCGCGTAGCGGCTGCGGCTGCCATCCAACGTGACACACTACTTTAATCTCGCTCTCCgtgtccgtctgtctgtctctcactcactcactctcgccCTCACTGTcgctctcgctgtctctcCACAATCTTTGCCGCATCGTTGATAAAGTGTTTGGTATTTTGACGTAGACTGCTTAGAGTATTGACGGATGATGGTTGACGGGATTAACGCACTGGGCAGGGCGACTAACGGAGAAACCAAGACAAAACAAAGCGCAGTGTTAGAAGttcagaaaaaaaggaaatacgATAAACAAAGctaaaatcgaaaccaatcgGGGCTCGTGGAACTCGTGGTTACAAAAATAGTGATCGAAAGAATTTGCTGTTGGTAATAAATTTGTTGTGGTTGCGGGTGTCGGTGCCGAGGGCGGAGGCCGAGGGACGCGGGGAGTAGGGACGCCGAGCGAcagaagggaagaaaaatacATATATAACAAGCAGTATCATTAATAAGCTAGAGTGTACAGATTTGAAATTGGTCATACAAAGCCgaagcagagcaaaaaaacatACAATAAAAGGGTGCGCGCTGCACTGGGCACAACACGTGGGCACGTGTTGGATGTGGCAAACGGAATCGAAAGCGTGACCGCAAAAACTGAAGCAAAAGCTGAAACACAAAACCTTCAAAcaagcgataaaaaaaaattccgaAAACAAgccagaaaaaagaaaacacaagcaaacaaacaaacgacatAATGCAACAGAACGTAAAAATCAACCGCAATTTAACCTTTTGCGCGGAACACGACATGTTTGTACAGTAGATGATGTAGCAATTGTTTTCGCAAATGTATAACCACCCccagggaaaagaaaaaaaacaacggacagagaaagagagagagagagagagagggagaaggaaagaaagagagagagagagagagagagagagaaagataagAAAAACGACCAAACATCCCTGTTATTAAACGTCCCGATCATTGAGTGTAGTCTTTCAGTTCAGTTCTGCTGAATTCTGCCTTTGCCTAGAGCACTGTTTTCTAGCTAAAcggtcgatcgtcgatcacAGGTTTGATAGGAATGGAGCgttggtgaaagaaaaacacggagAACCACATTCCACGCAAGCACGTGTGCAACAACGGGagaacaattttgttttcctttgcaCAGCCATAAATAGCGTACTCGCTTCGAGTTCGAAGCGGTTGCATCAGGAAGCGTAGCTACTAATTTGCACACTTTATAAAGAGATATTTTCTTATCGTCCTAATTGCCGATCGAACCCTTCCTTTGAACACTCTTTCTGGAAAGGGTATCTAGGATATGTCGCATTCGttgagcaaaaacaaaataatggaaacTCCATGTTGAGAAAACCCCGTCTAGGTGACGCGGCTGACGACCGGAAATCGATGCGATGTTCAAATTGTGGAACTGCAGCTGAAATGTAATCGTCCTAGTGCATAGATGATGCTGCGCAAACTTTAACAGGCGAAACGAACAAATAAACtcaaacataaaaccgaacaACCGATACTCATACTCAACCTTCTTCTCATCCCCCCCCCAGTACTGTTCAGTTCAGTTGCTACCAGAAAACTCAGTGCACACGGCGGCACCCGCTAGTAATCAATTGGTAACTGTTCTCCACATCCCgacaaccaaaaaaacaaacaaaacaaaaataaaccgaaaccaaacatCAAATAGCGTAGGGGCGGGGGTGCGAAAGAACGCCCCCGAGCGCCAGTCAGCAAATTCATTAGATAATTTCAAAGAAGGATTGCACCGATGGACGGCCGAAAATATACAAAATCTAGGTGTGTTTTATAGAgcgaaaccaacaaaaaacaaaaacaaacaaaaaaaccaaacaaaagaaaacccaaaactaGGAAAACGTAAGTAAAATACGTCAAAAACCCACAGCCATCATACGGCCATCACGGAAGATTGCACGCGAAATGGTGACGAGAGCGGGCAGACAAACCGTTTACCGACAGGTGAAGAAGGTggaaagatgaaagaaacataaaacacaaacgcaACGTCACTACGTAGTCTAGTGGCACGCCAGGCAAAAGTAACAAGAACGGAACCCGCAAAAAAAGTATATATATAATTGAGCAGTAAACATTGTTAAGGAAAGTTATCTAATTCTACATTGAAAGCACGAATTGCATGACGGAACATAGATGAGAGCAGCAACAGTCAACAGGAACACAAACCGCACACAGCCATACCACCAATccaattcaatcaacaaacaaccaaccCGGAAAACGGCCCCTTGGAATGGTCGTTTCAATCGTCCTCACGCATCAAACGATTGCGAATGCACATTAGTTTTAGAGGGCGACTCACCTTCTTGTTGCTTGTTGCACAGCAACTTGCGAAAGCCGAATAATTCGagtgtattatttttttccatttttacaatcttgaaaaaaaggaaaaattttGATTACTACTCGATGTAAGGGCTTCGTCTTAGTAGAGCATTAGCCGCGTTTTACTTTCCACAAAGTCACCGATAAGCcacttttattttccatgaAGTTTCTGTACCAAGGGATAATGGGCACCTTTTTCAAGATAGCAACTAGCTATTCCCCGGGTTTTTGCGATGATTGGAATAAACTTTGACTTACACCATACACCGAACTTACACAAAGGGCACAGACACATCGCAAGCGCACGTAAAAGTGACGTGCGGCCTAGACTGTTATTACaccaaatcgaacgaaaacgCTGagcaaaacggcaaacgtGCGCGAGAGAAAATTCCAGCAACATCAAATGTTATGGCCTTACGAAGGCACGCGCACTTGTAGCAAAATTGCTGGCTTGTTTGTGATGGGCACACCTTTGGTGGCCACagcaatcgaaccgaaccattTCGCCATTTGCACCGCGCGTTTGCTTATTTTAGTATAATACTCTATTCACCACAGGTGTACAGCTTCGAGGGCTAGTTTGCTGCCGCTTGTTTTATGAGTTAGAGTTGCGTTGTTATCGAGAGGCAAACATCTGGGTATCTGGTCTCGCACAGTTTACGGAAGTAATGAAAGGGTCGGTAGATGGTAGTTGGTCACACTGGAGCGGCCGCTACCGGAAAAATAGAGAAAACATTTTGCGAAACATGCGAATCAAacgataagacaaaacacaaTGAATTGAAAGGCGTTCTCATTGCACCAGTGCTATCTGAAGATGATTTGTACATATTGTTTGCTTGCGTATACTTTTCGACATGCTGTTCATACACGTTAGACGCCAAAAGTATATTGAATAAAAGAAGATAATGTTAGtagagaaacaaaagaaagtgttgaaagtgagcgaaacgaagcgaaaaaattaacaaacaaacgagtTATGCAAAAGTTCTAGAATTACGAGAAAAATACTCAACAATACAACACGATACAATACAACACGATACGAtcacacaaacataaacacacagagacacgaAGCCACACATACTGACACAGTTGCTAAGCCGTGAGCCGCGTTGGCGAGTAAGCAAAGAAAGGTAAACGAagacataaataaatacaaacaaacgaattcaCGCGCGAATGCAGCCAAAACCCATAAACCCTATAGAAGAAAAGAGAGGAAGACGCACGAACGGGGCGCGAATTCAGATGGGTGGAGAAGTCACGGCCGAGCGACAGAGAAAGCCAAGAGAAAACCtataatttgtttattatttctaGCGAAAACAATACAtaagagaaaagaagaaaaaaaaacaaaataaacaaaaaccgaaaagaaaggaataAAGTATTAATATCCGAAAATG
The nucleotide sequence above comes from Anopheles bellator chromosome 1, idAnoBellAS_SP24_06.2, whole genome shotgun sequence. Encoded proteins:
- the LOC131205323 gene encoding uncharacterized protein LOC131205323 gives rise to the protein MRPGPGLVVMALAFISGARRGTGLQSSTSASSASSSSSSSSAIESGKLGKFGEDNTAAGAAGGGGGGGGGGGRGALSRINPWLSACDLEPNSAPDLQGQCSASTLPVAWIDEGPGPPRCPPPCEHFHTHAKSNNNNNKNNNMNNNNNNINNKASGKPYNIDNTNYNMENRLNDKRQCLDYLGDNDELSPAQICKKSSQSIETKLKTLRLRHCCERTVGSALHNAAHAEVLGGGAPCAARLLELLETDALAARITCEFTEVLIRYDCGQPYSIIHHCEDCKEAYRRWGCSVFIPYFASGDDIESVNNKTGNRDSDRATQGKSNANHVDAANKQTEPNLNDANKQQLVKNISITIKSARRKTQRVRVRPCLNVCQTVEQKCPYMLPGDRAPAYPTQYAGEPTFLCRDLNIEETGEQLRKSNNGPTGCCYDYCGKNPAGGLCARCDPLHGEVHSNDTDLTDSSEPPSISAACPSITSTTPSSSLSEQCRLAQSAISSTVAPATAISSSTGTTIIPKGVTSASPTARSSPAPSTTIMPTASSTARAMSSSSAATTSAWRALAALLRTLCALVTVYRTHSAHWWIVLVAMLTIGTELVTCTKQLVHLFVML